The Hymenobacter sp. GOD-10R genome includes a window with the following:
- a CDS encoding cytochrome d ubiquinol oxidase subunit II, which yields MSYVVIVFLCAAIWLYLLLGGADFGAGIMELFTSGKNRRTARQTMSHAIGPIWEANHMWLIIAVVILFVGFPRIYSVMSVSLHIPLLIMLLGIIARGTAFVFRHYDAVKDQMQMVYNRIFVLSSAITPFFLGVIAASVLAGYVDPAAPNFLSAYVFSWLHWFAVGVGVFTVALCGYLASVYSIGEAENETDKRYFIRKTQLMTVIAFAAGGCVFLAAKVEDIPLWQWVFGNVVGTGAVVLATISLGAMAYAVSKEKTVLPRILAGFQVTMILLAIGYRHFPDFVVLKNAPNLSLLKDQAPAATMNALGWALLLGSVLILPALFYLYYSFQHEAKEHSEAASA from the coding sequence ATGTCCTACGTTGTTATCGTTTTTCTGTGCGCGGCCATTTGGCTGTATCTTCTACTTGGGGGCGCTGATTTTGGAGCAGGTATCATGGAGCTGTTCACGAGTGGCAAGAACCGTCGTACCGCCCGCCAGACCATGTCGCACGCTATTGGGCCGATCTGGGAAGCTAATCACATGTGGCTCATTATTGCCGTGGTTATTCTGTTCGTGGGCTTTCCACGCATCTATAGCGTCATGTCGGTTAGCTTGCATATTCCGCTGCTGATTATGTTGCTTGGCATCATTGCACGCGGCACCGCTTTCGTGTTCCGGCACTACGATGCGGTGAAAGATCAAATGCAGATGGTATACAACCGCATTTTCGTGCTTTCCAGCGCCATCACGCCGTTTTTCCTGGGGGTTATTGCCGCCAGCGTATTGGCCGGCTACGTCGACCCCGCGGCTCCCAATTTTTTAAGTGCTTATGTATTCAGTTGGCTGCACTGGTTTGCTGTCGGTGTGGGCGTGTTTACAGTGGCGCTCTGTGGCTACCTAGCTAGCGTTTACAGCATCGGTGAGGCCGAGAATGAAACGGATAAGCGGTACTTCATCCGCAAAACTCAATTGATGACGGTTATTGCGTTTGCTGCTGGCGGCTGCGTATTTCTGGCGGCCAAAGTAGAAGACATTCCGCTCTGGCAGTGGGTTTTCGGGAACGTAGTTGGAACGGGAGCGGTGGTGCTAGCTACTATTTCGCTGGGCGCCATGGCGTACGCGGTGAGCAAGGAGAAAACCGTGTTACCACGCATCTTGGCCGGTTTTCAAGTGACGATGATTCTGCTAGCTATTGGCTACCGGCACTTCCCCGATTTCGTTGTTTTAAAGAATGCACCTAATCTTTCTCTACTAAAAGACCAGGCGCCTGCTGCCACAATGAACGCGCTAGGTTGGGCACTCCTGTTAGGCAGTGTACTTATTCTGCCGGCTTTGTTTTATCTCTACTACAGCTTCCAACACGAAGCAAAAGAACATTCAGAAGCAGCCAGTGCGTAA